From Nyctibius grandis isolate bNycGra1 chromosome 18, bNycGra1.pri, whole genome shotgun sequence:
TTTCtaacaggtgttttttttaaaaagcaaaatgttttattggtttaaatgaaaaaaatacgcATCTatctggtggaaaaaaaaataagttgttcAAGTCTGTAGTTAAAAAGTAATGTCAAGGTAACAGTATTCCTTTATCTAAAACCAGAATTTTACTAATGTCAATTATAGTTTCAGGTACTATACTTAATTCCCTGCCAATTTTGATGCTACAGTCAAAATTTCCTGTTTCAGAAAGCTGTTCTCTTCCTTGCTTTTGCATGAAAGATACATACCATAAGGGAAATGAGACTAGTTTATTATGCCTAATATGttgatataaaatatatttttccctgtgtttttttcattttgaattatcAAAATTTGATTGTTATGATAAAGTTTTAACTAAAGTGCCTCTTTGCATAGTTTTGTGAATACGTGTTCTTCAAGTTTGGCAGATTCTTTTTGTGCATCTGTAACTGACAATTTCTTACTTgtcatttatttcagttcttgcACAAAGAGGCTACTTCAAAGACAAAGCTTTTGTAAATtatcttaaatatttactttattgGAAAGAACCTGAATATGCAAAATACCTGAAGTAAGTATTAAAATCACTTAGGTTTCTACATTTTAGTGATTTAAAGTTTACCTTCTGCTATGTACTCTATAGCAGCGTGTCAGTAGTTGCTTTCTGCCTGTAACCTTACCTTTATCCTCCCCACTGTGTTTATATGCAGCATAAATTTTCCTGTTTCCAACAGTCCAGATGTAGCAAGAACAGACAAAATTATAAAACTTGTCTTTCATGAGTTGTGCATGGAATCTTCCTTTTGCAGCCTCTATCTGAACTTTACCATTTGTTTAGTGGTACAAAATAATGAACTGCAGAATTACTGGAGACTCCAGTTTTAGTGTACCTTGTAAAAACCTGTATTAaagtaagtttatttttaatccaggTATCCTCAGTGTTTGCATATGTTAGAGCTGCTCCAATACGAACATTTCCGCAAAGAACTGGTAAATGCTCAGTGTGCTAAATTTATTGATGAGCAACAGATTCTTCACTGGCAGCACTATTCACGGAAAAGAATGCGCCTCCAGCAAGCacttgcagagcagcagcaacaaaacaacacctctgtaaaatgaaaactgcttGGAAGAGTGATGATAAGGTGTATTTTCTGTCAGTTGAAGTATTTACAAGAGAGGAATGAACCCTTTTGTAAGTTTGGCTCTGGGTGTGTACATTTAATTTTTGATTTCTCAagtgctggggtttttttttttctttcatcaacttttttaaagatacaagACTGATGAACACCTACTTCTGCAGTTTGTTTTGTAGCATGGACAACTTTGTAAGAGCATTACTTACTGTAGTTATTGATTCCTcttgattttgaaaacaaaacatagttTTGAGTGCACTGACATTAAAGTATCTAACAGAAAGTGTAGAAGTGTTCTTAGGAGGCATTTTCCCTGGAGAATAATGAGGTGTCTCCAAGTGTAGCTAAGAACTCCTTCATCTACTTTTTACAACTGCAGGATGAACAAAGTTGAAGTGATGGTATTGTACAAAATTTAAATCGTGGATTTTTGCCTTGAAACCGAGCTGAGCTATTACTTGTAATTTCTGTTTACCTGGTAATCATTGTTGCTGGGGGTCTTATGAGTTTTCCTTACAGCATGTTCTAGAGAGATAAATCAAAGTGTGATGAGACGAGAACTGCAGGAGTGGAGCAGACATACGTAATAATGAACTTTGCAGATACTCAACAGAAGGAAATAGGCTGTAGCTCTATCTATTCCATTGAAGTCAGCTTACTTTAATCTAATGAAATAGTGTCTGCTCTTAGGCTTCTCTACAATCAGTATGTGTAGTGAAAACAATTTGTTACAAAAAAAGGTATAAACACTTACTTGCAGTATTAGAGAAGCATTTGCCATTTATTCCTGGATAGTTTTTATGGTAAGAACACAGATCTTGGCAGCTGTCAGggatttaatttttgtattttagatTGTGTTTGTGCTGTATTCATGTTATATTTCATATCCTTGTAGGAGCAAGTACTGCAACTGTTAACCGTTAACCTATGATCAGTGacaccagcacagccagcctTCAGCTTATCGTACTTAGACTGAACAGAGAAGCCATTGAACATCTCTGGCGCTGAAAACTTACCTTAACAGCTTCAGTAGCTGTGTGAAGTCAGATTTAGGAAGAATAAgaaggtttttctgtttctcctacTCCTCCGCCCCACTGATTCACTATTAAAGGTATAACTTAGCAGTTAAGTCTTACTCTTCAGTAATTGTAGGGTGCTCGCTCGGTTTGTAACATGATCTCAGCTCCTTCGAAAAGAGACTGTTTGCAAACTCAAGTTTATTTGAACATGAAAGGAAAGATACAGTTTTTTGTTGCAGGATTTTAGCGGAAGATTTGGACCTAGAATTTAATGACATTTATCTTGGCTAGTCTGAAGTAATTAACCatggaagttttaaaaaaagttaaggaTTCCTTGAAAGGACACTGCAAATAACTTGAGATTAACATCTTCGTAAATGATTGACTACTGGAGGATTTAGTCTTCAGTAAACAACATACGCACAAGCTctgctttaaaacattcttCTTCAACCAGCTTCTgaggctgaaagaaaagtttagaTGTTTTAGGGGCAATTCAAAAACCTCTTCTAGATTACAGCCATTTGTACATACTAACATTAGCCATACTCCAGCAATTGTTTTTCCAGGGAGCGAGAGGTGGAGCAAGCAAGGTTAAGAATAATTGAAAAATGCCTGAGGGTTTTCAGGCCTTGGAAGAGGCATTTCTCAGAAAGTAACTGCTAATTTAAATAATATGCACAAGTTAAAACTTGAGCTGTAGTCTGTTTGAATCAAGAGTATATTGCATATAACCTTGTTTCACTCCCATAAGTCagcatttggatttttttaaatttgaggaGCTGCAAGTCAGGAAGCTAACAATATGTTGCTAAGAATTTTCTCTACCACTCAACCGCTACATGCTATGTGtacatattttctttactaTATGTTTATTATAGACAACATTATACAGAAAGCAGAGTGGTCCTCTCTTGAGGAACTCTTTGAGCCAGGAAGAGTGCATGGGTGGGAGCAGAAGAGCTGTTCCTAATTGTTGTTCTTCTTAAAGAAGAGAGTGTATCAGAAAACATGCATGACTAATTCATTTACAGCCATAAGCTCCTGCCAGTTTCCCATTTGAATGCCTGTAGAGCCAGAACATACAATAAATCACTTACTGTTCCATATTTAAGTAGTGTAGGCACTCCTGTTAGCTTCAGATTCTTCCTGAATTCATTGTTGGGATCTTTCCAGCTGTTCGGGAAGAAAGGGTTAAGCACAGCTTGTAGAGGTGCAGTTTGCCTGTTTAAAATTCCTTCAAAAGGATGATTCAAAGGTCTTTGCCTTGCACCTCCCTAACCCACTTCTCAGAACAAGCATGCAGATAGTTCACTTCAGGGATGGTGCAGACCTCAAAACTCAAAAATATGCTTCATTCCTTGCAGAAAAGGACAGTTTGGTCAGTTGTTCCAACAGGTTAGTTAACCTCTAGTCCATGAATAGCAAAGTTATATCAGTTGTTGGCATTAAAACAGTTACTTACTAGGCTCTGTCTCCTACTAGGCAGTAGATGAATACAGACTCGTCAGGCATGTTATGAAGTTCCTTCCTCACAATTGGTTCAGCTAgagagtaattttaaaaatctgttagtAGCTAATACTTTTACTGTGCTACAGAATCACACAGCTTTACTTTGACCAGCAAGGCTGCTAATTAATGTTTTGTCTGCTTCAGGTAGAACCTGTATTTTGTTCATCTGGTTATCCACAAGCTTTGCAGAATTTACATGCTCAGCATTGAAGGGACTGGTCTTTGAGTAAAGGCCAATGTCTGCTTTAACAAGTAAGAAAAATAGTCATTGTCTCCTGTCTTGTGTGAGAGCCCATCAGAACAGCGGTAAGAGTTGCCATGTGTACTCTGGCATATACGATCTATAAAGTTTAGTGCAATGTTTTCTGAGGAACTGCGTTCATATTCTACTGCCGGACACTGACTGGTAGGTCAGTTCTGCCTCTTGACATAGAAAGCAAAGATGAATTAACTGATTCACATTAGCTGTTTGCTGGGCCTCTGCACCAGTCACTGCTGAACAACATGTTACATTACATGCCATTCAGTGGAACGTGGCTAGCAAAACCAAGAGCAGCACGGACAGCTCGCTAGTGAGTCAGCGGCTGTAGCCCGCTCCTAGCCACAGCCTGTGCTGCCAGTGGGAGTCACGAGCGTGGTAACTGCAGCTGGAGCCTCAGACCCGGACCTGCCCGGTCCGCCCACCACCCTCGCTAATGGCGGCCGGGTGCGGAGGCAGGGTGTTGCGAGGCCGCTCggcaccaggagctgctggtggcccaCCTTGCGCGTTCCAGGAGGGGCACCCGGGGCCTCTCCGCCTCCCTCGGGCGAACGGGAGGGAGACGGCGCGTACCCGCGGGCAGGGGCACCCCGCCGCGCAGCCGGCCCGAGACGGGGGCAGTGTGCCCGGTCCCCGCGGGGCTGAGCGCCGAGGGGGGCCCGCCACCCGGGTGGCTCCGCCGCTGCCGGGGGACCTGCGAGGGCCGAGGGAGAAgggcgctccccgccgcccggggCGCCGCCGGCCACGTCTGCCCGTGCGCCCGCCGAGGCCCTCCCCGCccagcggggagcggggcgaCCCACCCGCCCCGCGGGCCTCACCCGTCACGCAGTCCGGgcaccagctcctgccctcGGCATCCTTGTCACCGCAGAAGAGCGCGAAGATGGGCCGGCCGTGGTAGCGCTGCGCGGTCTGCACGAACTCGGGGTACCCGCGGAcctgcttctcctcccaccccatGGCGCCCGCGGAAGAGGGCGAGCTCCGCCCCTGGCCCGCGTCGGGCACCGTAATTCCGCGCCGCTGCGGCCGCCTCCCGCTTCCCGGCGGCCTCTGCGGCGGCGGATGCCCGGAGCGGGTTTGAACAGCGTCCCGGTAGGTCCCGGCCCAGGCCCGCCCTCAGTGGCAGCGGGCGGGGCGGCCGCTGGTGCCGGCCTCGCCGCCCTCGCGGGACGCCgtgaggggagcggggaggaggcgggcgggcggcggggtcGGGCCGCGGGCTGTCGCCCACAGGGCCGGGGCGCGAGGCGGGGCGGCCGGAGGGAGGTCGGGCCGCAGGGAGGTCGGGCCGCAGGGGAGGCCCCTCGCGCGGGGCCGTCGGGACCAAACGCTGCCGGCAGGCACGGCCGAGCAGGCGTCCGGACTGCGGGTCGTGTGGGGCCAGAGAGGTACGGGCAGCTGAGCTGAGGAGCAGAGCCAAGGCCTCTAGTTCAGTCGCGACAGAAAGTTTTCACAGCGTTACGCGTTACATCCTGCTCATTATTTAATTCTCAGAGGCAGATGAAGGAGACGTAAGTTTCTGGCAGTCTTCACACATCGCTGTTATTTTAAATCCTTCTCTGTGAAGAAGTTCAGGTATGAGCATGCCCTTGATGTGTTTTCCTTTGACACTAACATTTTTGTGCAGACCTGGCTGCCTTGAGCAGTGCCTTAGGCTATCTTTCTAGTcggttttcttttcttaccgTTGCAGTATACTACTTCTCTTTTAGGTGAGTAATAGCTGTAAAAGTTCTGCAGCAATCTTCTTATGGTTCATAGTGTGAGCCTCGTCGTCTGAAATGGTGCTCATCAGCTCTCCATGAGGGTGTGTAAAAGAAGGCTATAAATTGTAAATTTTGCCTTAAAGGGTGGGATTGTACTTTCCATTTCATGTACAACCTGTATGACTACACATGATCTGTCTTCCATTTCTGCACAACTCCTCCTCAGGTTGCTTCTCTATCTGTTATTCACATCAGACCTGGGATTGCTTTTGAGAGGCAGAAATAATGTTTGATTCTTCTTATGTTCATAGTTGTGATTGTAAGCAAAGAACAAATAACTGAATTTTCAGCATTAAGCCAATGCGATGGGACCCAGCAAGCCGACTGTGTCTGAGACTACATTTGCATTCACTACCCAGCTATACAGGAATGAAGCAAAGGCTTTACAAACACAGGTATTATTTGACTTTTGCAGCAATgatgaatttgttttcatttgtgatCGTTACAAAAAGATGATAATGACCCACTTCCTGAGATAGCCCACTAGTGAGTGTCAACTCTTCATACTTGCTTTCGTGATGCTGTCATATATAATCTTGACACTGGCCTTTTGTAAGGGTGTAGATTAGAAACTACATCTGTAAATGTTATTTGCCTGTCTATTGTGGCTTAATcccagtaggcagctaagcacACAGCCGTTCGCTCACTCTCCCCcagtggggtggggaagggaatCAGAACAGCCTCAGGCtgcgccagaggaggtttagattggatatcacgaaaaatttcttcactgacaGGGTTGTCAaacgttggaacaggctgcccaggaagtggttgagtcaccatccctggaggtgtttaaaagttGTATAGGTGTcgcgcttagggacatggtttagtggtggacttggcagtgctaggttaacggttggacctgatgaccttaaaggtcctttccaaccaaaacaattctatgattatatTCTGTGGTTCTATAAGGGTAAAAGTGGGAAAACttatgggttgagataaagatattttaacaggtaaagcgAAAGCTGCGTGCacaaacagagcaaaataagAAGTTCATTTGCTAcatcccatcagcaggcaggcgTTCAGGTTCATCATGTgcaacagttacttgggaagacaaatgccatcactcccAACGTCCCcgccttccttcttcttccccccagcttttattgctgagcatgatttCGTATGGTATGGAACATCCCTTTGATCAGTTGGGGCCAGCTATGCCAGCTGcgtcccctcccaacttcttgcccATCCCTAGTCTACTCACTGGTGGgttgagaagcagaaaaggctttgaGTCTGTGTAAGTGCTGCTGAGCAGTAACTAAAACGCTGGTGCACTGTCAAAACTgctttcatcacaaatccaaaacatagcaccgtacaagctactatgaagaaatttaactctatcccagtcTAAACCAATAAACTATCTTAACCTTTTCCTTTACTACATGGAAATAGAACCTAGAAACTTTGTTCTGGTACCACGTTTCACCTTTCCATTTCTCCTTCATCACACATCTCCttcataatttcttcttctgttacCTTTGTAAATGTAGTAATGCCATACTAAATCAGTATGATATAATCATTCCCATTTATGTTACTAATGTTAATCGTTGTTATAGCTCATTCATTTAATTGTcagaactcttaaaaaaaaatctttataagGACATTTATTGTCCATTGCCCAGTCACTTTGGAGCAGATTTTTCAATGTACGTATCCTCCCTAAGGTGCTCGCCCTAAGTTGCAGATAAGTGCCTAACGTTATTTGCAAGATGATCTAAATGCttaattcagaataatttaattCAGAATACTGGCATTTGTCTGAGTGGATGGAATGCCTTGCATGCATTGAAGAAGTACCATCATGACAGAATGCATTCTAATATGAAAGAAGATCCATTTTCCTCACTGTTACATACTAGAGGTACATCACCTGTGTAAAGTGTTCTTTGTAACATCGGCgcttttttaatgctttgacAGCTCCAGTTCAATAGACATGTTCCTGCAGTTCCAGAGAACTTGGGTCTCATATTCTCTAATCCCCGTCCAATTATAATAGAAAAACTGAAGGCATCCAATGATCAGAGAAATCTAGCTGGAAGTGAGGACCCCAGCATAAGAAGCTCTGGCATGTTTTCAGTGGTATCTGAAGAGAGACTAAAATTGGCTATTCAGCTAGCCAAAAGGGACATAAAACGAAGACATCTTGAAGAGCAAGTGAAACAGCGAGTGTTTGGAGATGCTGTCAATAAACCATTGTTGGCCCATAAGTCAGAAGAGCAGAAGACTGAAGTATCTGAAagtccagaaaataaaaacgCACTGAAGTCTGAAACTCGCTTGAAATATCAGCAGAAACTCGGTCAGCCTTCCAAAGTGGAGACTACCACCTCTGGCGCTAAAGTTTATCTCTACACGTCAAATGAGGGAAGGCTAACACCGGCTGTTTTGGGCTCTCCACCTACCCGTGACACAGGACAGGGCCCCAAGccaaaagtaaacaaaaaagaaggtgaaaataTTCAGGAAGTCCGACGGCTGCAAAAGGAATTGAGGAGCTATGTCCAGAAAATTGAAGAACTGACTAAAAAAGGTGTAAGACTGAACAATAATTGTGTTATATAAATGTACACtagtttgttcatttgtttttctttctgtttttttttgacttgGATTAGAATCTGTATTTAGTTCTGGATTTTTGAGAACCATCTACTTTTTTCAAAAGTAGATAAAAGCTAGAATGACTAGCCAGTTTAAGGAATAGCAGGGTTTAGTATCTGTGAGTGTTTGTGGTAAGTTCCAGTCTAATCTGCAACGATCGTTAGTGGTAGGCTATTTAATAATGTGGGTGAAAAAGTTGGTGTCTGTAGGCCTATTGGCTAGATATTCAAACTGCAAAAAACAGTATCATAATTAACCACATTCTTATCAGTGATGAGAAAGGGGACAACAGCTGGTAAAATTTGATTTCACAAGTCTGACTCACCTCATTTATGGCTGCATAGTAACATGAGTAACGTGCTTTCTCACACTGTGTTGTGGGCTAACCCTGGTCAGCAGCTAAGTGCCACGTGCTTGTGCTCATTTCCCCTCTGGTGGGACAGGCGAGAGAATAGAAagattaaaagcaagaa
This genomic window contains:
- the TXNDC17 gene encoding thioredoxin domain-containing protein 17; translation: MGWEEKQVRGYPEFVQTAQRYHGRPIFALFCGDKDAEGRSWCPDCVTAEPIVRKELHNMPDESVFIYCLVGDRAYWKDPNNEFRKNLKLTGVPTLLKYGTPQKLVEEECFKAELVRMLFTED
- the MED31 gene encoding mediator of RNA polymerase II transcription subunit 31, with the translated sequence METDDTGNRLRFQLELEFVQCLANPNYLNFLAQRGYFKDKAFVNYLKYLLYWKEPEYAKYLKYPQCLHMLELLQYEHFRKELVNAQCAKFIDEQQILHWQHYSRKRMRLQQALAEQQQQNNTSVK